The Aedes aegypti strain LVP_AGWG chromosome 3, AaegL5.0 Primary Assembly, whole genome shotgun sequence genome contains a region encoding:
- the LOC5575272 gene encoding transcription elongation regulator 1, protein METSENAAPVVEAVQQRAEMPEAAAADVEMSNITDASTIVQQQQQQEQQQLQLKSAESVPVAAPVSGEIPIVAVEPKEKVPLLANPPSLLRGIAPGFIRGVAPAVGKVPVSFPGGGVSQPPPLLATPQIQAQELWVETKTAEGKSYYYHALTRETTWTRPDGPNIKVMTQAEVEAMNKPQPKPLLELKLDHPGMPGFPGASITPTSAIQAAVTTASVHRFSGPPPAFMGGMPPFGMPPPSFSNFPPWNQAAAAAAGAPGQWPPAGASPLMDPAKAIAEIKTSEVDPGVAAKAAEWTEHKAPDGRAYYYNASKGESVWEKPQAIKDLEMAKLALYNARQKPKAIPPFIAPPIPPQMPIIPPLATAAGIPGLATTQALGGVKIQQFPPQLAGSGAPIRLQQIPGAPGMVFDQISFMAKNDKQEEEKKKKAEAEKKKKEEEEKAKAAKPLDKSRPISSTPISGTPWCVVWTGDGRVFFYNPSSRTSVWERPEDLKERADVDKAISVPPQQLLGNVPKEPTEVAKPVIAEPVEKQSDSESSAEESEEIPSKKFKTDVEAAIKTSQTAAAASSKSGTDPEKEALAMEAEVRASRERALVPLDVRMKSFKEMLKEKEVSAFSTWEKELHKIVFDPRYLLLTSKERKQVFEKYVKDRAEEERKEKKNKMKQKREEFRSLLEAANLHPKSSFSEFAQRYGKDDRFKVIEKIRERESLFNEFIVEVRKREKEDKQNRREQIRKDFMAMLREHSEISRHSRFHDVRKRLESDSRYRAVSDSALREDLFEEHIKFLKDEKKRAKEKDRKRRDRRSSDRRGSSRDRTISRERDQEDGEHPQTSDDEAERQQKERERRLRAEASIKEREKEVQRTLATHLRDRDKGRQQHQRDEAIRHFNALLADLVRNADLTWKEVKKQLKKDHRWELVELLDREDREGLFNQHINNLAMRKRDKFREMLDEITSLELTSQWKEVKKMIREDPRYLKYNSSERCEREFREYIKDKTMNAKLSFRELLKECKFITHKSWDTYRENGNHLREIEDILRNDKRYLVLNHMHADRTQMILGHLEDLHKKGPPPPPTASESSRRK, encoded by the exons ATGGAAACCAGTGAAAATGCTGCTCCAGTTGTCGAAGCAGTTCAGCAACGTGCGGAAATGCCGGAAGCGGCCGCAGCGGATGTGGAAATGAGCAATATTACAGACGCTTCCACAATAgtgcaacagcaacaacaacaagagCAGCAGCAGCTGCAGCTCAAAAGTGCGGAAAGTGTTCCGGTGGCAGCTCcggtttccggagaaattcccaTAGTGGCGGTGGAACCAAAAGAGAAGGTCCCTCTGCTGGCCAACCCGCCCTCGCTGTTGAGAGGTATCGCCCCGGGATTTATTAGAGGTGTGGCTCCCGCAGTTGGGAAAGTTCCGGTCAGTTTTCCGGGAGGAGGTGTTTCTCAGCCTCCTCCATTGCTGGCCACCCCACAGATTCAGGCACAGGAGCTGTGGGTGGAGACCAAAACGGCGGAGGGAAAATCGTACTACTACCATGCGTTAACGCGGGAAACAACTTGGACTCGTCCGGATGGACCAAACATAAAAGTGATGACCCAGGCGGAAGTCGAAGCTATGAACAAACCGCAACCAAAGCCGCTCTTGGAACTCAAGCTGGATCATCCCGGTATGCCCGGCTTTCCCGGGGCATCAATTACACCCACCTCCGCCATTCAGGCCGCCGTCACAACGGCCTCGGTCCATCGCTTTTCCGGACCTCCCCCAGCATTTATGGGAGGAATGCCACCCTTCGGGATGCCTCCTCCTTCGTTCTCCAACTTCCCTCCGTGGAATCAAGCTGCGGCCGCTGCTGCAGGTGCTCCGGGACAGTGGCCACCGGCAGGGGCTTCTCCTCTTATGGATCCTGCCAAGGCCATTGCCGAAATCAAGACCAGTGAAGTGGATCCGGGAGTGGCGGCCAAAGCGGCCGAGTGGACGGAACATAAGGCACCGGATGGACGAGCGTACTACTATAATGCGTCCAAGGGGGAGAGCGTTTGGGAGAAACCGCAGGCGATCAAGGATTTGGAAA TGGCGAAATTGGCCCTATACAATGCACGACAGAAGCCGAAAGCAATTCCTCCCTTCATTGCTCCGCCCATCCCACCGCAGATGCCTATCATTCCTCCCCTGGCGACGGCAGCCGGAATACCTGGACTGGCTACCACTCAAGCGCTGGGAGGAGTCAAGATTCAGCAGTTTCCCCCTCAGCTGGCCGGGTCCGGAGCCCCGATTCGGCTGCAGCAAATTCCGGGCGCTCCCGGAATGGTATTCGACCAAATAAGCTTCATGGCCAAAAACGACAAACaggaagaagagaagaagaaaaaagcCGAGGcagagaagaagaaaaaagagGAAGAGGAGAAGGCTAAAGCCGCAAAACCACTGGACAAAAGTCGGCCCATCTCCAGTACTCCCATCAGCGGAACCCCGTGGTGTGTGGTTTGGACCGGAGATGGCCGGGTGTTTTTCTACAACCCATCTTCGCGGACTTCCGTTTGGGAACGCCCAGAGGATCTGAAGGAGCGTGCCGACGTGGACAAAGCTATATCCGTCCCACCGCAGCAGCTGCTGGGAAACGTCCCAAAAGAGCCCACCGAAGTGGCCAAACCCGTGATCGCTGAACCGGTCGAGAAACAATCGGACTCGGAATCGAGCGCCGAGGAAAGCGAAGAGATTCCcagcaaaaaattcaaaaccgaCGTGGAAGCGGCCATAAAGACATCCCAGACGGCGGCGGCAGCTAGTAGCAAAAGTGGCACCGACCCCGAGAAGGAAGCCCTCGCCATGGAAGCGGAAGTGCGTGCCTCCAGGGAGCGAGCCTTGGTACCGTTGGACGTccgaatgaaatccttcaaggaAATGCTCAAGGAGAAAGAGGTATCCGCGTTCAGCACCTGGGAGAAGGAACTGCACAAGATTGTGTTCGATCCCCGGTATCTGCTGTTGACCTCCAAGGAGCGGAAGCAGGTGTTCGAGAAGTATGTCAAAGATCGCGCCGAAGAGGAACGCAAGGAGAAGAAGAACAAGATGAAGCAGAAACGGGAGGAGTTCCGTTCGCTGCTGGAAGCCGCGAATCTGCATCCAAA GTCATCCTTCAGTGAATTCGCCCAGAGATACGGCAAAGACGATCGCTTCAAGGTGATCGAGAAGATTCGCGAGCGGGAAAGTCTCTTCAACGAGTTCATCGTTGAGGTGCGCAAACGGGAGAAGGAGGACAAGCAGAACCGAAGGGAGCAG ATTCGCAAGGACTTTATGGCGATGCTTCGGGAGCACAGTGAGATCAGTCGTCATTCACGATTTCACGATGTTCGCAAGCGGTTGGAGTCCGACAGCCGCTATCGTGCCGTGTCCGATTCAGCTCTGCGTGAGGATCTGTTCGAAGAACACATCAAATTCTTGAAGGACGAAAAGAAACGGGCCAAAGAGAAGGATCGGAAACGGCGCGATCGTCGGTCCAGTGATCGCCGTGGATCTTCACGCGATCGCACAATTTCTAGGGAACGTGATCAG GAGGACGGCGAACACCCGCAGACATCGGACGACGAAGCAGAGCGGCAGCAGAAGGAGCGCGAGAGAAGACTCCGCGCCGAGGCAAGTATTAAAGAGCGTGAGAAAGAAGTCCAGCGGACGCTGGCTACCCATCTTAGGGACAGGGACAAGGGACGTCAACAGCATCAACGGGATGAGGCGATCCGGCACTTCAACGCGCTGCTGGCCGATCTGGTTCGGAATGCCGATCTCACCTGGAAGGAAGTGAAGAAGCAGCTGAAGAAGGATCATCGCTGGGAACTGGTCGAGCTACTCGATCGAGAAGATCGCGAAGG GCTTTTCAACCAGCACATCAATAACCTAGCGATGCGGAAACGCGACAAGTTCCGGGAAATGTTGGACGAAATTACATCGCTTGAACTGACCAGCCAGTGGAAGGAGGTCAAGAAAATGATCCGCGAGGATCCTCGCTATTTGAAGTACAACAGTAGCGAAAGG TGCGAGCGGGAGTTCCGCGAGTACATCAAGGACAAAACCATGAACGCCAAGCTGTCGTTCCGGGAGCTGCTCAAGGAGTGCAAGTTCATCACCCACAAGAGCTGGGACACGTACCGGGAGAACGGGAACCATCTGCGCGAGATCGAAGACATCCTGCGGAACGACAAGCGCTACCTGGTGTTGAACCACATGCACGCCGACCGGACGCAGATGATCCTGGGCCACCTGGAGGATTTGCACAAGAAGGGACCACCGCCGCCGCCGACGGCCAGCGAGTCCTCCCGGAGGAAGTAG